The sequence TTATAAAACTAAAACTTTACGCAACACACTGAATCGACCAATAACCCTTAGCGAAAGCTGGTTGAACCATTACTTTGACAAAAATTAGTGTTTGGTATATTTACGAAACGATCAAGTTACACTGATACCGGGAAGTTTAaaagaaatcatttttataATACGGAAGAAGCCTATTTAAACCCAAAACATCAACCAATCACGCACACACTAAACTTCCGCAGCACTATAAACTCTCCCATTCCCATAACCACCGTCAGTTGTGCACCACACGCCACAGTTACATGGGGCTATGACTTGGTTGGTCGTACTGCCATGCCTAGCGGTCGTCACTGCACTTGGCGTACGGCACAACGCAGTGTTCAAAAGCATCCACCAGGCAAACTTGGAGTGTCAGCGATACCTGAACGGCACCAACAACGAGACTTGCGGGTCACGCTGTGAACTGCTCGTTTTGCGCGGCTGGAGTGACGAAACCGGACTGGTGTGTGATTCCTACCAGCGCTACTTCCGGCCCACCTGTGACGACACGGATTTCAAGAACCGAACGCGCAGCTGCATTGCGAGTGGTTGGAGCACCGCGGGGGATGTGTGCGATTGTGCGGAAGTTGCGGCTCGTTGCTGTCGCGAGCAGTACGGTTTCCTGGAGTCGCGGAGTCCCAAGATCTTGCGGATGCCCGAGGTGCTGGTGACGAGCAGCTTGATGCAGTGTGCGCGGATTTTGGGTGTTGCGGCTGAGGAGTTGAGGCTGTATCGGGGCGTTTGGTTTCAGTTTCCGGAGAAGGCGAGGCGTCTGCTGCGATGCTTGGTGTTGCGTCAGGGTATCTTTGCTGATGATCATGGGTTGGACGTTGACGGAGCGTTTTTTCAGTATGAACATAGT comes from Culex pipiens pallens isolate TS unplaced genomic scaffold, TS_CPP_V2 Cpp_Un0006, whole genome shotgun sequence and encodes:
- the LOC120430476 gene encoding general odorant-binding protein 45-like encodes the protein MTWLVVLPCLAVVTALGVRHNAVFKSIHQANLECQRYLNGTNNETCGSRCELLVLRGWSDETGLVCDSYQRYFRPTCDDTDFKNRTRSCIASGWSTAGDVCDCAEVAARCCREQYGFLESRSPKILRMPEVLVTSSLMQCARILGVAAEELRLYRGVWFQFPEKARRLLRCLVLRQGIFADDHGLDVDGAFFQYEHSIEKEELEGSFGRCANRVLAKQYKDRSRWVARTMFQCIPRNVSFKIDSVDLIPTKLHPVECMKVFKSKCQEGCSRETIAEQCHDPAFKISTDLLNDLLQQLEVSEEGLLLPSITLIDLLPKVIDECVSTRLNDCLEDCSHQGIQVICSPP